One part of the Bacillus sp. FJAT-27916 genome encodes these proteins:
- a CDS encoding polysaccharide deacetylase family protein, with amino-acid sequence MPFFFVTNIRKGKQLLLLIIIAFFTALFFYVEFMAVSPSFSIKGDPKIIYKGEKGLALTFNIGWGDEKAEGIIKTLKHEKVSAATFFLSGSWVERHPHIVKQIVDQGYEIGLLGYSYKDYTELEEGEIEADIQKGQEAFRKAGLKRAVLLRTPTGDVDRRVLKIAEKQQMSVIHWSINSMDWKNPGTSVIIENVSQAKKGDIVLLHASDAAKQTAKALPLIKKEIDKKHLKLLTVSEMISNSDSTSQEITNKSYLFKGTGMLIDVTKVEY; translated from the coding sequence ATGCCCTTCTTTTTTGTCACAAATATCCGCAAGGGAAAGCAATTGCTTCTTCTCATTATTATCGCATTCTTTACCGCGCTGTTCTTTTATGTTGAGTTTATGGCCGTGTCCCCTTCCTTCTCTATTAAAGGAGACCCAAAAATCATCTACAAAGGAGAAAAAGGACTTGCCTTAACCTTTAACATTGGCTGGGGGGATGAAAAAGCGGAAGGCATAATCAAAACACTGAAGCACGAGAAGGTCAGTGCCGCCACCTTCTTTCTCTCTGGATCCTGGGTTGAAAGACACCCTCATATCGTCAAGCAAATCGTTGACCAAGGATACGAAATTGGCTTGCTGGGCTATTCCTATAAGGACTATACGGAGCTTGAGGAAGGAGAAATTGAGGCCGATATCCAGAAGGGACAGGAGGCCTTTCGGAAAGCCGGACTCAAACGCGCCGTTTTACTGCGCACCCCAACTGGTGATGTAGATCGGCGTGTTCTAAAAATTGCTGAAAAGCAGCAAATGAGCGTCATTCACTGGAGTATTAATTCAATGGATTGGAAGAACCCTGGCACCTCTGTCATTATTGAAAATGTTTCGCAGGCCAAAAAGGGGGATATCGTCCTTCTTCATGCCTCTGATGCAGCTAAGCAAACAGCGAAGGCACTCCCGCTCATTAAGAAGGAAATTGATAAGAAACACCTCAAACTGCTCACAGTATCTGAAATGATTTCGAATTCCGATTCGACAAGTCAGGAAATCACCAATAAGTCTTATCTATTTAAAGGTACCGGTATGCTCATTGACGTAACAAAAGTAGAATATTAA